The following DNA comes from Erigeron canadensis isolate Cc75 chromosome 3, C_canadensis_v1, whole genome shotgun sequence.
AAACCTCACCTTCTAGTTCATTGATAACAGCAGCTACAGAGAAGTTTGTCTCTAGAACTTTCTGTAGTTGCAgccaattaaaaaatatattacaatatatatatatcaatggcTTCTAATGCTAAAATTGTGTCGTCATTCATTGTTGGTCAATGCTCACTTGTTGCCAggtaacttatatatatatatatatatatttcacgttaactaaattttgttatctaggAATTAATACTGTACTTACACTTTTTTAATTGCTTATCAATAAACCTTATAAGATGGATCTATAGAAATTACTGCATtgtatttattacttgtatGTAGCTGTAAAAGAGCTAGAGCTAGGATTTTAGGCCTATGTTTATTTTTAACGTCACATATCTATTATTTGTTCACTCGTgactagaaaaaaaaatcatcagcTCAATTTATGTATTCAGGACTAATTGCAATGAATTATTAAAGACATATTACATAAATTTAATTGTCTTTATCTTAAAAAGCCTACATTCAGCCTCTTAATTAAACTTAAGACGCccctaattttattatttggcatgtttgatatatatatgtataggcgTGGATATGCATCAACATCACAAGGTGGTGTAACGCAACAAGCGTTAAGGGGGGATAATGTGGTTAATATGATGAAGAAAGGAGGAGGTGATCAAGAATCGAATAAATCCGCGGCTGCATGGATTCCGGATCCAGTTACTGGTTATTACAAGCCAGAAGGACATGAAAACCAGATCGATCCAGCCGAGCTTCGTGAGATGCTTTTGAAACACAAAACGCAACAAAGTTAATTAGCTGAAAGCTAgctagtttaattaattttgattcatTTTTACAACACAATGCATGTATTGTTGTTCAACATGGAGGATTGATTAATTTGAGCATAATGCAACAATATGGTACCGCCACCGTTTTCTAAAAGgctagtaaattaaaaaaaaaaagaagcgaACAATCATCTCCAAAGTGCCTTAGTAGTAAGGCGTCTTGATGGTCTTTTAAGATAATAGACTTAGAACGCCATTGAGCAAACATTATGATGATCAAGGTAAACGTTTTGAACGACTTAAGAAATACATGCTAGACAATATTATCTCTATCTGCAAAAAGAGAAATTGTTTTACATGAGAGCATCCAGACGTACAAATATAGCAAGACATAGGTTCATCTCTGTTTTAACTCGGTCCCGGCCCCCTCTTCTGTTGTTGGAACTAGTAATAGTATGTGTTGCACAAACTAACTAACAAAATTGGTGGTttgtattgtttagttttttttgtgaaaaatgtTTATCACGTTGTCTACGACTATGGCACTATATGTCTGCAAAACAATATGTGGAGTATGACTTCTCTTGCTAATCCATTTAAAACGTGAGTTCTCTTTTGTACAGGGAAAATACACCGGTTAATTTCGATCCAGTAACTTCGTATAATATCACCATCTTACTAATTCGTGAACAACCTCAACTGCTATCAATATATACAAGTAGCTAACATATTTTATTTCTAGTCTATATGCATAATTGCATATATAAATTTGGTTATTTCAAAGGATATATACTTGTTAAAGTAGCTAACATATTACTAGATTGGTTGAATTTGGGAAAGTATTCGTGTTGCAACCTTTCTTAATTGTTCTATAGGTAAAAAGAGCCTAAATTAACTGCAATTAACCATACAATACAACCCTGTAATCCATATCTGATCAAAGTTAGATTTATGATtagataacaataatattatcgATCATATATGGCTAAGTTTAACATATTTATTCAACAAGTGAACACATTTTCAGAACACCTAACGGAGAAACCACCCTTGGAACGTTACATAAACGAGTCCAAACGCTTCTGGGCTTTAGACTCTAAATCATCGCAATCAAACCCACAACTGCACTGTGGCGACTCCTCGAAATTCTCAACATCGAATCTTACTGAAAACATGCCAGCCGAGATGTCTACCTCATCTTCGCGGCGAATTGCATTCTTAACATTTGCCcgcataaacagatataatctTACACTAActcctctcaaattcgttatctgGTCTTTAGTGATCACTCCACTGACCATTTGGTTGAACATGACATAATACCCGTCAAAGGAAAAAGCACATTTACCGGACAAGCTAATCACAAACTCACCGGTGGCTCTGTCCAGGGTGTAACCGATAATGTTGCTGGGAATCAGGCCTGGTGGAAGATTGTATTCCTGTAGCATATCATACACCGTTGGTAGTTGGGCAACCGTGGCACAACTAAAGAGTAGAAGGATGAATGCTGAttgtaaacatataaacctATCCAAGTGGGAGTACATGGTGAATTATATATTAAGCTGTATGTGTAttttttttggtgaattttatttttgtaagatcaATGATAATTGTAGATAGATGTTGTTGGTTAAAGAAAAGGGACAATAGTTGGATGCAACACATTTTTCTTATGTCCCTTGTCTAAGGTGTTTATGCACACACAGAACCAACAACATAGACAAGTTTTATGGGTTTTTTCTAACTAATACAAATCTTAGACGTAATACTATGGGAGAATCCAAAAACCAAATGATATATAGTAATGTGTAGGAGTAATATTTAAGAAGTAAACAACCATCTGGCCTGGCAACTACAAGCTGCTTCGAACAATTGGTGTTCTTTCATGGCCCAAAACACCTAGCATGAGGTTCCAAGCACAGATGACGGAACGCACCCAGCAATGTCTGCTATATAGCCCTGAGAAAGCACATGTATACTCGATAAGTAAGATCAGCACCTAGAAGAGAGTAGTTACTTAGGTACTTGTACAATCTTAGTCTATCTCTGCAGATCCCTAACTTGAATGTAGATTGCATATGTGAAATAATGAGCTTGTCATGAGGACCATTCTCCTTCAGTCATTTTGCAATTTACTTGGTTTCTGCATACACTTATGTGGAGGTAACATAAGCACACTCAAAgagtaaatgttaaaaaaactaGAGCAGAAATGATAGATGCAAAATGTTTACCTAAATTAAGACTCATACAAAGGAACAACTGTGACCAATTTGGCATAAGCGGGGTATTCTTGAAGAGAGGAGGGGGTGATGTAGACGAATTTTACTTCTACCCAAAGGTAAagaaaatgcttcaaaaggacctccagccaaAAAGGTGCATACAAGGTTAATGTTAACATAATTAGAGAGAAAAAGTGAGTTTCATGTATTAGATCATTTAGACAAATATTTCAAATCTATCTTTTGAGCAAACATACCATTACTCGAAGGCAAACCTAACTGATTCACCCCAATTATCAATCTCACTGGCATCTCTAACTAGGCTCTTCTGAGATACACTTAACAATGCCTTCTTCTACTTTCTTCCACATACATGATCCGGCTTTTTGCCTGTCATCACTAGTGATCAAGATCTGATATTCTATTTCACTACCCATTGTAACTGTATACGCATTCAGTAAGTGAAACTAATCTATGTGCACAACAAGTTCATAGCATCTCTAATCTCCCTTTTAGGCTTCAATGTTCATCTACACACTATAGATTACAAAGTATAAACTTCAACTAATTTCAAGACTAACTAGGTGTATATGGATCAACTAAATGGAAATGGATATCATTAACAAAAAACTTCACATTTATTCATTCAAGATAGTCAAAAAAATCATGatcatatataacattaaaacaTCCTCTTAAACCCAATtattcatacatacatacattaatCTCGAGAAGACATCCCAGGAAACCCGAACAGAGAAAACTTCATCCGttaatttatgtaaaattaaaCTCAAGATGACATCAAAAGTGCATCCTCCAAAAACATCATGTTGTTCTTCTTGCTCTTACAATCAAAACCACAACCACATTGTGGCGATTCAACAAAATTATCAATCCCAAATCCAGCAGACAAAACCCCAACCGAAAAATCGATATCATCGCCACATCGACTAACTTCAACAATGTTGAACCAAACCAACAAGATTCTTACACTTATGCCTTTAAGATTTTTTAGCTTCCCTTTTTCAATGACCCCACTAATCGTTGACTTATATTTAAGGTTATATCCTTCGATTTTGAATGTACATGTTTGGCCAATAAAAGCTTTGATTTCGCTGGTGTCTTTGTTTAGCTCGTAGCCGGTGACACCCACTGGAAGAAGGCCCACAGGGAAGTCGTAGGCTAGTAGCTCATTGTATGTTGATGGTGAAGCGTCGGCGGCGAGTAGCTCAGAATTCGTATGCTGATGTTAAACACAAAAACTAAATGTCTTCTAGAAATAAAGAATAACATTCTGGAAAATACTATTTAGAAATATTCTATAAATACTTTAtctaaatatatagataaaccTTCTAAAAATGCTTTTACTTAGAAATAAAGATAAGTGTATAATTAAAATTACAGGCCATGGATATGATCCAATACTATTTGATTAATTTATATCTTTCCTTTAAGAGGTATAGCATTGTTTAGTGAGTACTAATTGAGTAATTCATCTCCACATCAGGACTATATATGAAACCAATTTTGATCAGAACTACTAACTCTCCAGATGCCTATCACCATTTTAGATAGACGAATACAGGTCAATAATCAATCATCTTCACCAAAGAGGCAAAGAACATCAAAACTATGACAACTAGGATTAAGCACTAAGACATTAAGTTTTTACAACTTTACATAAGTGGATTTGCTAGCTATCATCTTTTCATAAAAATCTATAAATACACATATTTGTAGTACGTACATAACTACTAGAAGGTtttaacaaaacaaatgaaATGCAATACACGATAACATTTCACATAATACTACTAGATACTAACTACAATGATGGATTGCTATCATTGCCACCATAGCAAACATTCTTATCCcgtaattaaatatttttacttaaataattataattgatTTCAAATATTAATAGTAAATCATAATCCATTCATTATCTCTTTTTCCATTCAATTACCAGACCACATACAAAAACAAAGATCGTCTCTCTGGGTAATTCATGGAACCAGAGTCTCCGTCACATATTTTTGTCCAGAGTTGGCTTCGATTTCATTCCTCccatcaaaaccaaaaccaccatcatcatcatgaaTCTTGTAACCTTGCAAATCCAGATCACGACTTTGATTTTGGTGGCAGCAGGGAAAGCAAAATGTGCAGTGCGGACGATGTTTTCTTCCAAGGCCAAATTCTGCCAATAACACCCATCGTGAGTTGTTGTTTTGGTAACACTGGTACTACAAAAAGTCACATTaataatcatgatcatcatcatcatgattCAGGAAGTACTACAACAAGAAGTCACATTgataatcatgatcatcatcatgatTCAGAGATTAATGATCGCACCACTTCAGGATCTGGCCATGTCAAGAGCAAACGAGACCATTTCTTCTATTCACAACTGAGTATCAAACTGTTCATGCAAAAACCTCGGCCGATCATCCATCATCCCCCAAAAACATCATCAAAATGGAATTTTTTACACTTAGGTCCGGTGGTCCCACAAGAAATCCGGTTGGCACATATCAAGAATCGCAACAATAAGGATCATCATAAAAACATTGacaacaccaccaccaagaagaagaaaaggatgAAAATTAAAATGCCCTCTTTTGGAAGGTGTAATTGTAAATGTTCTGCGGGTGAAGATGTCATTGAAACTGCACAATCTCCTCCTCCTTAATCAAACGAACTAACAAGAGACCAGATTGAAAGACTGCACGCAGATGTGAGAGTTTTTGAtacttatataattaaaaaatgtgaTTGTGATTCTTCTTATGGTATAATCATATATCTAAATCTAATGCTACTCCTTATTAGCATTGTCTTTTCAATACGAATActtagtatgtatatatgaatgtatCAGTAATAACTTAGGCCTATGTAAACAAGCAAATTCTGGAGCCAAATGCATATATATGGTGATGGCTAGTTGGGGCTCATGACACTCAACTCCATTATGTAGTTATGTCTTGAAAGCTATACATATTTGTATGTGTTTAGCCGTTTGAGATggatatatgagtatatgaGTTTGACATCACAACAGTCGCAACATCTATTCATCGAGTCATGCATAACTCTTATTAGTTCATTACTAATCGAAAATCACTTGATGCATATAAGAATAAAGAATtttacacagatggttatttaattttatatacaatCTCATATCACCGCATCTCATAGTGGAGCCACGGTGGTCAtgtccaaaaagaaaaaaaaaaaaaaattaatcaacaTGAATTACACAAACACGACAACTACGAGGTATTCTTGAATTGATCAAGCATCAACTGTATGTTTAACGACACCAACACCAGCTTTAAACATGCCTTTTGTCCAATTTCTTCAGCTCAATACAAGTAAACAACACCTGAGTTCAAGAAACACCTTACCATTATTAGCTACAACCAAATTCAGTAAACCCTGCAGATGACTGGCCAGGAAGCATGCATATGAAAAGCAAAATAACATGGACCTTAGGTATGCTAAAACCCAAATGATGTTTAGACAGTAGCCTTTAAGAGACGGAAGATCACCTCTATTCAGGCAAGGTCAACCGTATATTTATTGTTCCTCTACGCTATAATCATAGGATTACACACAAGTTACATAGACAGGGTATATCATACATGATGATGGATACTGAGGTGAAAACAATCCATCCCACATGACAATTGGGATATGGAGAGGGTTAAGGTGGCATtgtggcaatttcaacccatttatctaaaaaaaatgagttatgtTCCATCTCTAAGGATCAAAGAGGTTAAGGCGTTAAGCTACATGAAATGTAACTAAAAAGGAGCCGACGACAGTTTGTTGAGATTTATTGATAGTGTGTTCAAATTCAATTCTTcaaaatgcataaaacctctgCTGATAATGCAATCAACTGGCATGCGCTggtaaaatgctttataataagaaacagaaatatttaatacatGCCCGATTAGACCTGTTTTATCAGGCACAAATACTAAAAACTTGCTTGTTTTGACCAGAACTTGAACTCATTACTCGAAACTCAGCCTCCCATTATTTCACTTGTAAGTCTGGGAAGGAAGACTAAGGTAGAGTGGGCTCTCTCAAGTTACAAAAGGCCATGTAGGCTTGGCAAGCAAAAACAAACATCCTTGACGTTTCTGGTTTACTTACGAAATCCTTAGATGACAGGGTGATCTGGGACAACTAATCATACACTACATTCTTGCTATCTGATACCGAAATTATATGCATCTATTCTAACTAAAACTTAGGCATCTATACAACAAGACCTTTTATAAGTCGAGCATCATCACATTAGAGGAATGTgaactttttagttttcaagTTGATGTGCATTATGCGTAGAAACCCTTATTGTATTAGGTGAAATGGGAAAGGGGGTATTATCTGTGATTTATCTAACTTCGTTTCATGTATCTGTATGTCTTTTTGTTTGCAATTTTTATCGCAAACTTATATCAAAATGGTATTCTATTTCTAGTTTGAACTTACTGCAAACAGAAATACTTTTTAACCTTTTACTATTTCAAATTACataatataaatgattttacaggacgaaaaaaaaaaaaacctgaaaCCCCATTGGGAAGCAGGAGGGGGATGTAAAATCATTCCCCAGCAAGGACAAAGGGGGGAGTGGGAAGCGGTAATGACTGGAAATGGGGCATCCAGACATACACCTTGTTGACATCCCTCTGTCATGTGTGAGATATTCCTTTATGCAATTATTTAGTATTGTAGGATAGCAAGTTTTAGTATCCATTTTCCTGCTCCCTAGTGGTCAGATGGTCACAGGCTGGAAAGTGTCTAGCATTTGTTTCTGCATCTGTTTTTAAGGCAAATATTCAGTTCCTAACAAATCTATATAGTTGCTAGTTCCAACAGATTGATATATACAGAGGTGCGTAACACCATTTAAGATAATACTAGTTAAATCATACGAGTATTAAACATGATATGAAGTAGTTATGCATAATTTGGATCTGTAAAGGCTATACCCCACTCGTTTTAGTTGTGGTGGTTGTTAGTCGTTATTAGACTATTAAAGCAGACAACCATGCCCGGATTACTTATGAATTGGTCGATCAAGGTTGTCGTATCTCAAAAAGGTCAAATAATAAACTAGCGAAAAAGGGAACATCTCAAAAGGGTTGAATGGATTAAAAGTCATTCAAAGGTCTATCTTTAGTGGTATACAATCTTCTGCAATTTTTTTCAAAgtcttatatagttatatattgtTACTATTGCAATTATACTcattttatcattattaatgCATCACCATTTTATTCAGATAATAACAGAATAATCCAACCCAACTCCTCCcttttgaccaccagaatagaTGGATCCAACCTGAAACCATTTGGCCCATTACCCAAACCATTTAACTCACACATGTTATGCCACCTCTAATAGTTATCATATCTTGTGTGTATAATTGGTGTTTCCTTCTACTCAGTCTGACATTGTTCAATACTTGGTTACTCAGTCTGACATTGTTCAATACTTGGTTCACCTCTAATAGTTATCATATCTTGTGTGTATAATTGTGTATTATTTGTTGATCTATATTCTCCTAATTAACCCAATAATTGGCTCTACAAAACAGCGAACCTAAGAATTGGGCAAACACTGGCCCACCGGTAGCTTTTAGCCTGCCTAGACTACAGGGACGGGTGACTTTTTGGAAGTAATAAGATTACCAACTCTCCTAATGGATTTTCCTATTTTCATCAATTTATTTATCCAAACAGAGATATGTGTTCATCCAGAATTTCATCCATCATAGTAGCTTAAGCAGTAAAAACAAGAAGCTACGGGGGCGTTTGGTTATAGAAAACActccttgttttccatttttgttttccaagaaaatatGGAAAACAGAAAATGCGTTCTAATAATAGAtttctaagaaaacaaaaaacaaggttttctatttttccattcgaaaacttgaaaacacctttttcttgttttctattttccattttcattttccaattcATTCCACCCCCTCCCCTCACAactctaacatgttttctagttttctaattagaacgtgtttttaaaatttttacttgttttctagaaaacaaaaaccccttttattttctaaaaaattaaaaatgaaaattcacACCTTTAGACGCATACAAAGGTTAATGTTAACATAATTAGAGAGAAAATGTTAAAGTCATGTATCAGATCATTTAGACAAGCATTTCAAAGTCTATCTTTTAAGCTAACATATCattactaaacaaagtcaaaccTAACTGATTCACCCCAATTATCAAACTCGTATCACTGGCATCTCTAACTAGGCTCTTCTGAGATACACTTAACAATGCCTTCTTCTACTTTCATCCACATACCTGATCCGGCTTTTCACCCGGCATCATTAGATAGCAAGATCTGATATTCTATTTCACTACTCACTGTAACTGTATACACACATTTAGCAAGTAAAACTAATTATGTTCACAACAAGTTCATATCATCTCTAATCTCCTTTCTATGCTTCAAAGTTCATTTATTTACACACTATAGATTATGAAGTATAAACTTCAACTAATATCAAGACTAATATCGAGTCTAGGGATGACAATACACGCCTAATTAACGTATATAGATGATCGATTAAAGGGAAATGGATATCATTCAGGATAAACAGAAGAAAAACTTCACATTTATTCATTCAAGATGATCAAAAAAATCATGatcatatataacattaaaacaTCCTCTTAAACCCAATTAttcataaatacatacatacattaatCTCGAGAAGAACATCCGATAAAACCCAAACAGAGAAAACTGCATCCGCtaatttatgtaaaattaaaCTCAAGATGACATCAAAAGTGCATCCTCCAAAAACATCATGTTGTTCTTCTTGCTCTTACAATCAAAACCACAACCACATTGTGGCGATTCGACAAAATTATCAATCCCAAATCCAGCAGACAAAACCCCAACCGAAAAATCGATATCATCGCCACGTCGACTAACTTCAACAATGTTGAACCAAACCAACAAGATTCTAACACTTATGCCTTTGAGATTCTTTAGCTTCCCTTTTTCAATGACCCCACTAATCGTTGACTTATATTTAAGGTTATATCCCTCGATTTTGAATGTACATGTTTGGCCTATATAAGCTTTGAATTCACCGTTGTCTTTGTTTAGCTCGTACCCGGTGACACCCACCGGAAGAAGGCCCACCGGGAAGTCGTAGGCTAGTAGCTCATCGTATGCTGATGGTGAAGCGTCGGCGGCGGCGGCAGTGGATATTGGGTGGTTGATGGAGATGATAAGGAAGAGAGATGATAGAAGAAAAAATTGTGTGGGCGGAGAAAACGGTGCGGTGGTGGTTCGCCGGAAAAGATGTGATTTCATTTTTGGTGCGTTTTTAAATAGGTTGTgggttgtttttgttatttccTTGTATTTATCGGGGTTCCTTGTTTTGTTTGTCCacagtacatatatatacatacaggaTTGGGTactgtaaaacaagtattaaaataaaacaaataagataagatcttgacccttagatcatggttaaattgattcACGAAGATTCATAgagcaattgatgtacgatgattttaaTAATACACAGTGATTATCACTGaaaaaaacttattgttttatttgttttactttaatacttgttttattttacctaaaacctatatatatatatatatatatatatatatatataacaatctaATGTAATTGGACATATGCTCGTTGTATTCATCTAACTTTATGCATCTTGGTGAAAGGATTAAGCAAATATGACAAATACTCCGTAGTTCATAACTGGTAAAATGTGGTCACATATAAGTTTTTGGTTCATatgcttttgttttgtttatcgCCATGTATTGTGAACTATGGTAAGACGGATGGCAATGGGGCGGGTATCATCGGGGATCTTAACCCCCATCCCCATCGGGGATTCAAGTTGCATCCCCATATCAAGTATCGGGGATCCTCATCGGGTGATCGGGTAATTCTTTTTgaaataaacataaattcattgaaatataatataactaagaAAACGTGTAGTTcgatcttttattttatgtataaacTAATATCTATGTTAAGTAATAGATAAACAAAGTGTAGCACATGAAAAGTATTGAACAAAAGCCATAAACTTaaagtgattctaataaatagaaaaaaaacatgatgctaataattatatatgattttttcgGGTTCGGGAATGGGGATCGAAGTTTATGGTTTCCCATCCCCATCTCCATCCCCATCGGGGAATATAATTGCATCCTCATACCCGTTCCCATCCCAGTCAACTCGAGGAACCCCCGGTCAAATCAGGTTCAAGTATCCGATTCTTCATCAAGTACGGTCAAATCAGGTTCAAAAAACATTCATGTTGGATATGTCAGAAGAATTTTTGAATCGCATTGAACTCGAACCAGCTTCGTCATTGTGCTTTTTCTTTCCAAGCTCGTTCATGAGCAGAGATCTTTGTCATATCATGCATCGGAGAAGCATTCGGTAGATTCTGGTTGATATCGACGATTGGACGGTAGCACTTTTATTGCGACGTGTTGATATTAGCTAAACTATACGTATTTTGCATGATTAATTTTTAGCTAATATTCTTTACTTGGTTGTATTTTATATCCGTTTATTGTAAATTTGGTTACTTATTGTTTTGCATAAGAATTTTGTAGGTCATTTGTGAGACTTGGATGCTTGTAATGCAAAATGGAGCTAAAGTGTACAAATTATGACATAAAATGGTAAAGAAGTGAAATGGCCTTATTCGGTTATTGCTCTTTTGAGAAAGTCATGAAATGAAGCTCAAAATCTGAAGACATGAAGCAACAGGAAAGAAAAGAAGCAGTCGAGAACAAGGCCAAGCAGCCAAAATTTCGTTAAACAAGCAGCAGCTCACGTGTGTTTGTGTTTGACACCATGCCACATTCTCTTCCATTTTAAGTTTGATTTTTATTGTTGATCCACCAATGGTAAGCAGCCGCATGCCCAGCCCCCTTTTTGAAttcattttgttgttgttggcaAGAAAACGAGTAGCAGCAGCAAAGGGGACTACACGCACACATCAACAAtattctattatttttatttatggttCTTGTGTCTGGAAAATGCGACACGCACTCACCAGGTCCCATTTTAGTGAACTTTTCTTGGTTGATTTTCGTTGACTAGCCAATCACAGCGGACTACAACATCACTCTTTGATATTTTTCGGATATATATAGGGAGCTGCATTTTATCATCAGGGAGATGGGAATTTTTAGAGAACACACTTGATATTTTTCACACACTCCCATTTCACTTTTCACACCCACTCCATTTTATCCACCATCATCCATAATAAGGCCGATGCTTATAACACCTTCTCCCGAGCGTCCTTGCAAGCCCAAGACACGGACGGCTATAGGCCGTGAGAGTCCTCACGTCAGCATCCTCGTGAGAGTTCTTGGTGAAGAGGTTCGAAGACGTTCAAGTGGGACCCTATCTAgccgtttgattttttttttcttttaacagtaacttttttttttatttaaacagtaaGCTTATTCTCATTTTAACACACAAACAGTTCATCAAACAAACTTCTCATTTCATTTTACATAAACATTTCATTTCAAACACCACCCAAATTATGTCTAGTTCATCAGCAAGTGATGAATTCAATTTCCTTTCCAACACCGCTATGCAAATGAACACGCTATTTAATCCAGAGATCGCAGGCGTCGTTTTTTATCTTTGTAACGAAAAAGAATCAAACGATAACGCGTCTGGTTCACGTGTTCCTAGAACCAGAAGGGTTTTATCACGAGATCATGCCGGATCCGTGGTACGTTTATGGAATGATTACTTTTCCGATGCACCAACGTTCCCGGCTGATTATTTCCGACGAAGATTTCGAATGCGTAAACATATGTTTATCCGCATATGCCAAGCTATACACGGCTTTAGCGCCATCGAACCGCTACCCAAACACTTtcagttttttcaaaaaaatcaaaccGATTGCACTGGTAGGCATGGTTtcaacattttccaaaaatgtacTTCCGCCATACGTCAACTGGCGTATGGTGCTAATCCCGACCAACTAGATGAGTACTTGCATATGGGTCGTGCGACTTCAATGGAATGtttaaataacttttgtaagtgtgtttattatttatatcaaaatgaGTACTTGAGAAAGCCGACAAGTGAAGATGTCCAACGTTTGGTAAGTAAGCATGAACAGATACATGGTTTTCCTGGTATGCTTGGTAGTattgattgtatgcattggggTTGGAGAAATTGTTCGGTGGCTTGGCAAAGGCAGTACACACGAGGCGACAAAGGACATCCAACGATCATGCTTGAAGCAGTAGCTTcgtatgatttgtggatttggcatgcttactttggcccgcaggttcgaacaacgacatcaacgtccttAATGAATCAGATTTGTTCAAAGATTTGCTCCAAGATAGGGCTCCTGCACTCCAATATACTGTTAACGGTGAAGAGTTTACCAAGGGATATTATCTAGCTGACGGTATTTATCCGGAATGGGCGACACTAGTCAAGTCTTTTAAATCCCCGATGAATCCAAAGACTGGAAAGTTCAAGCGCA
Coding sequences within:
- the LOC122594628 gene encoding protein SENESCENCE-ASSOCIATED GENE 21, mitochondrial — translated: MASNAKIVSSFIVGQCSLVARRGYASTSQGGVTQQALRGDNVVNMMKKGGGDQESNKSAAAWIPDPVTGYYKPEGHENQIDPAELREMLLKHKTQQS
- the LOC122592112 gene encoding uncharacterized protein LOC122592112, encoding MYSHLDRFICLQSAFILLLFSCATVAQLPTVYDMLQEYNLPPGLIPSNIIGYTLDRATGEFVISLSGKCAFSFDGYYVMFNQMVSGVITKDQITNLRGVSVRLYLFMRANVKNAIRREDEVDISAGMFSVRFDVENFEESPQCSCGFDCDDLESKAQKRLDSFM
- the LOC122592113 gene encoding uncharacterized protein LOC122592113, whose product is MPGEKPDQHTNSELLAADASPSTYNELLAYDFPVGLLPVGVTGYELNKDTSEIKAFIGQTCTFKIEGYNLKYKSTISGVIEKGKLKNLKGISVRILLVWFNIVEVSRCGDDIDFSVGVLSAGFGIDNFVESPQCGCGFDCKSKKNNMMFLEDALLMSS
- the LOC122593762 gene encoding uncharacterized protein LOC122593762, with the protein product MKSHLFRRTTTAPFSPPTQFFLLSSLFLIISINHPISTAAAADASPSAYDELLAYDFPVGLLPVGVTGYELNKDNGEFKAYIGQTCTFKIEGYNLKYKSTISGVIEKGKLKNLKGISVRILLVWFNIVEVSRRGDDIDFSVGVLSAGFGIDNFVESPQCGCGFDCKSKKNNMMFLEDALLMSS